A part of Nitrospira sp. genomic DNA contains:
- the lysA gene encoding diaminopimelate decarboxylase, with translation MNSFEYHHGELYCEQVPVSRMANELGTPCYIYSHETLVRHFHAYDSAFKNIPHVIAFAMKANSNLAILRLMAKEGSGADIVSGGELFRALKAGVPASKIVFAGVGKSPDEIRDALKADVLMFNVESSAEIHAINEVAASVGKKARIALRINPDVDPKTHPYISTGMKKSKFGIASDRALEEYKMASSLDHIDVVGVHAHIGSQLTEVTPFVDSLKKVVTLIHTLKSQGITIRYLNIGGGLGITYSEEKPPSPQDLANAISPLVKDLGLTLVMEPGRVIVGNAGILVTKALYEKAGETKHFVIVDAAMNDLLRPSLYGAYHEIRPVNEDALHRTRQTVDIVGPVCESGDFLAKDRSLPSTKPGELLAVMSAGAYGFVMASNYNSRPRVPEVLVKGGEFHVIRERETYDDLVRGERIPSFLNETE, from the coding sequence ATGAATAGTTTTGAGTACCACCACGGTGAATTGTATTGTGAACAGGTACCCGTCAGCCGCATGGCGAATGAACTCGGCACTCCCTGCTATATCTATAGCCATGAGACACTCGTCCGGCATTTCCACGCCTATGACAGTGCCTTCAAGAATATCCCGCACGTCATCGCGTTTGCGATGAAGGCCAATTCCAATCTGGCCATCCTTCGCCTGATGGCCAAGGAAGGCAGCGGCGCGGACATCGTGTCGGGCGGCGAGCTGTTCCGAGCCCTCAAAGCCGGGGTGCCTGCTTCCAAAATCGTGTTTGCCGGCGTCGGTAAATCGCCGGATGAAATCCGCGACGCGCTGAAGGCCGATGTTCTCATGTTCAATGTTGAGTCGTCGGCTGAGATTCATGCAATCAACGAGGTCGCGGCGTCGGTCGGGAAAAAGGCGCGCATCGCGTTGCGGATTAATCCGGACGTGGATCCCAAAACCCACCCCTACATCTCGACGGGGATGAAGAAGAGCAAATTTGGCATCGCGTCGGATCGCGCGCTGGAAGAATACAAGATGGCGTCCTCTCTGGACCATATTGACGTCGTCGGTGTCCACGCCCACATCGGCTCGCAGTTGACGGAGGTGACGCCGTTCGTCGATTCGCTGAAGAAGGTCGTGACGCTCATCCATACACTGAAAAGCCAGGGCATCACCATCCGCTACCTGAACATCGGAGGCGGACTCGGTATTACCTATTCCGAGGAGAAGCCCCCTTCGCCCCAAGACCTGGCAAATGCGATTTCGCCGCTTGTCAAAGATTTGGGGTTGACACTGGTCATGGAACCCGGACGCGTCATCGTGGGCAACGCTGGCATCCTGGTGACCAAGGCATTGTACGAGAAGGCCGGTGAGACGAAGCACTTCGTGATCGTCGACGCCGCCATGAACGATTTACTTCGGCCCAGCCTGTACGGCGCCTACCACGAAATTCGTCCAGTGAATGAAGACGCCCTCCATCGGACCAGACAGACAGTGGACATTGTTGGGCCGGTCTGTGAATCGGGTGATTTTCTGGCCAAGGATCGATCGCTGCCTAGCACCAAGCCTGGTGAGTTGTTGGCAGTCATGAGTGCGGGAGCGTATGGCTTTGTGATGGCGTCGAATTATAACTCTCGACCCCGCGTACCGGAAGTGCTCGTCAAGGGTGGAGAGTTTCACGTGATTCGCGAGCGAGAAACATACGACGACCTCGTACGCGGCGAGAGAATTCCGTCCTTCCTCAACGAAACGGAGTGA
- the dapB gene encoding 4-hydroxy-tetrahydrodipicolinate reductase, with amino-acid sequence MIKIIVAGAAGRMGCRLVSLIRDSTALTLAGALEGTGHPALGEDAGETAASGRAGIPITDDLSILMERGEAVIDFSSPSATLEHMRIVARHRRAMVIGTTGFSAVQLDELRLLAQQIPCVFSPNMSVGINLICKVIGEMARTLGDEYDIEVIEAHHRLKKDAPSGTALKIAEVLARSVSRNLDQVGVYARKGLIGERTKTEIGIQTIRAGDIVGDHTILFGGMGERIEVTHRASSRDTFAIGALRAARWVVRQPPGLYDMMDVLNLR; translated from the coding sequence ATGATCAAGATCATTGTAGCGGGTGCAGCCGGCCGAATGGGTTGCCGACTAGTGTCACTAATCCGAGATTCAACGGCTTTGACATTGGCAGGGGCCTTAGAGGGGACAGGGCATCCGGCGTTGGGTGAAGATGCGGGCGAGACTGCAGCCTCAGGTCGTGCCGGCATTCCCATCACGGATGATCTCTCCATCCTGATGGAGCGAGGGGAGGCTGTGATCGATTTTTCATCGCCCTCGGCGACACTGGAACATATGCGGATCGTTGCTCGCCATCGACGGGCCATGGTTATCGGAACCACAGGATTTTCGGCTGTTCAACTCGATGAGCTGAGGTTGCTGGCCCAGCAAATTCCCTGTGTCTTTTCTCCGAACATGAGTGTTGGGATCAACCTAATCTGCAAAGTCATCGGCGAAATGGCCAGAACGCTTGGGGACGAGTACGACATCGAAGTGATTGAAGCCCACCACCGGCTGAAAAAGGACGCGCCGAGCGGCACGGCCCTCAAGATTGCTGAAGTCCTCGCCCGTTCGGTGAGCCGAAACTTGGACCAAGTCGGAGTCTATGCCCGCAAGGGACTGATCGGAGAACGAACGAAAACAGAAATCGGGATACAAACTATTCGCGCCGGTGATATCGTCGGCGACCATACGATTCTGTTTGGTGGCATGGGGGAACGAATCGAGGTCACCCATCGGGCCAGTAGCCGGGATACGTTCGCCATCGGAGCCCTGCGAGCCGCCAGGTGGGTCGTCCGCCAACCGCCTGGTTTATACGATATGATGGATGTTTTGAACCTTCGTTGA
- a CDS encoding 4-hydroxy-tetrahydrodipicolinate synthase: protein MFTGSLVAIVTPFRQGKVDERALAELIEWQIANGTNGIVPCGTTGESATLSHSEHTRVIELTVEVVRRRVPVIAGTGSNSTEEAITLTKHAKQAGADGALLITPYYNKPTQEGLYRHYKAITEAVDLPIILYNIPGRTGVNMLPSTITRLSAIQTIVGVKEGSGSVQQASDIVQMCGDRLTVLAGDDSLTLPMMAVGGKGVITVTANIVPMEMAALVKAFAEGRIDEARRIHFKLSPLFAALFYETNPIPVKEALGLMRKIDPELRLPLCPMAQDTREKLIRVLKDAALV, encoded by the coding sequence ATGTTTACTGGATCTCTTGTCGCAATTGTGACGCCATTTCGACAGGGCAAGGTCGACGAGCGCGCCTTGGCCGAGTTGATCGAATGGCAGATCGCCAATGGCACCAACGGCATTGTCCCCTGTGGAACCACTGGTGAATCGGCTACCCTTTCTCATAGCGAGCATACTCGGGTGATTGAGTTGACGGTTGAGGTGGTCCGTCGTCGGGTACCCGTGATTGCCGGAACGGGTTCGAATAGCACAGAAGAAGCCATCACCCTCACAAAACATGCAAAGCAGGCCGGAGCTGACGGCGCGTTGCTTATTACTCCCTACTACAATAAGCCGACCCAGGAAGGACTCTATCGACACTACAAGGCGATTACAGAGGCCGTGGACCTCCCCATAATCCTGTACAATATCCCCGGTCGTACTGGGGTCAACATGCTCCCCTCAACGATCACCAGACTCTCAGCCATTCAGACAATCGTTGGAGTCAAGGAAGGGAGTGGCTCGGTCCAACAGGCCTCAGATATCGTGCAGATGTGCGGTGACCGCCTAACCGTGCTAGCCGGCGACGACTCCCTCACGTTACCGATGATGGCAGTCGGCGGAAAGGGCGTGATTACCGTAACCGCCAATATCGTACCGATGGAAATGGCCGCTCTTGTGAAGGCCTTTGCCGAGGGACGAATTGATGAAGCGCGACGGATTCACTTTAAGCTCTCTCCCCTCTTTGCCGCGTTGTTCTATGAGACCAATCCCATTCCGGTCAAAGAAGCGTTAGGACTCATGAGAAAGATTGACCCAGAATTGCGCTTACCACTCTGCCCAATGGCACAGGACACACGAGAGAAATTGATTCGCGTCCTCAAGGATGCGGCGTTGGTCTAA